In Xyrauchen texanus isolate HMW12.3.18 chromosome 13, RBS_HiC_50CHRs, whole genome shotgun sequence, a single genomic region encodes these proteins:
- the st6gal2b gene encoding beta-galactoside alpha-2,6-sialyltransferase 2b, with protein sequence MKHSYQLLLALLVWMLLFLAAFIYLFKFQVDHPHIFLTESQHPDSVQHNYRNSMASRNISLGLHADRMGPFQSRRVFRLPLTGVELLHFSHARTDFRKHITNPRKRYYRDETWSVVRGLWKGQGSFKMLSQPLQQARKDYVHNNMHKVLYKGQQKADRNRQDLLCQIKQKAQFQTLDSSEQPFARLGFQRLIPAQPLQQAYRTCAVVTSAGAIINSSLGQEIDSHDAVLRFNNAPSEGYERDVGSKTTIRIINSQILAKPQHKFNSSSRYKNMTLVAWDPAPYNVDLEKWYKHPDFDLFTPYIAHRQKFPEQPFYIIHPSFIWRLWDIVQSNMKEIIQPNPPSSGFIGIVLMMSLCEQVDVYEYIPSMRQTDLCHYHEEYYDASCTFGAYHPLLYEKLVVQRMSTASEDDLKKKGKVTLPGFSNIICPS encoded by the exons ATGAAGCATTCATATCAACTGCTGCTGGCCCTGCTGGTCTGGATGCTGCTCTTCCTTGCTGCCTTCATCTACCTTTTTAAATTCCAGGTGGACCATCCGCACATTTTCCTCACTGAATCTCAACACCCAGACTCTGTTCAGCATAATTACCGAAACAGTATGGCATCCCGTAACATCAGCTTAGGTTTGCATGCAGATAGGATGGGTCCTTTCCAGAGCAGGCGAGTGTTTCGACTTCCTCTTACTGGAGTTGAGCTGCTTCATTTTAGCCATGCTCGGACAGATTTTAGGAAGCACATTACAAATCCTCGGAAACGTTACTACAGAGATGAGACATGGTCGGTGGTTCGTGGTCTGTGGAAGGGACAAGGGTCCTTCAAAATGCTAAGTCAACCACTTCAGCAAGCCAGGAAAGACTATGTTCACAACAACATGCACAAAGTTCTCTACAAAGGCCAACAAAAGGCAGATAGGAATAGGCAGGATTTATTGTGTCAGATAAAACAGAAAGCCCAATTCCAGACTCTAGATAGCTCTGAGCAGCCCTTTGCTCGTCTAGGCTTTCAACGGCTGATTCCAGCTCAGCCCCTTCAGCAGGCGTACAGGACATGTGCTGTGGTAACATCGGCAGGGGCAATCATTAACTCATCACTGGGACAAGAAATTG ATTCCCATGATGCAGTGCTGCGTTTCAATAATGCCCCCTCCGAGGGCTATGAAAGAGATGTGGGCAGCAAGACAACCATTCGTATCATTAACTCTCAG ATTCTAGCAAAACCCCAACACAAATTCAACAGCAGTTCACGCTATAAGAATATGACTTTGGTAGCCTGGGATCCTGCTCCTTATAATGTTGACCTGGAGAAG TGGTACAAGCATCCTGATTTTGACTTGTTTACTCCATACATTGCACACAGACAGAAGTTCCCTGAGCAGCCCTTTTATATCATTCATCCTTCCTTTATCTGGAGACTCTGGGATATAGTGCAAAGCAACATGAAGGAGATCATTCAGCCCAACCCTCCTTCCTCCGGATTTATAG GTATAGTCCTGATGATGAGCCTATGTGAGCAGGTCGATGTGTACGAGTACATCCCTTCTATGAGACAAACAGATTTGTGCCATTACCATGAGGAATACTACGATGCGTCCTGCACTTTTGGAGCATACCACCCTCTGCTTTACGAGAAACTCGTTGTCCAGCGCATGAGCACAGCTTCTGAGGATGACCTCAAGAAAAAGGGAAAGGTCACACTGCCAGGATTCTCTAACATCATCTGTCCATCGTAA